The region GCTCGACAAAGCCAAGGCGATGACCAAGCGCCACCAAGCCAGCTTCAAGAAGGCCCATCAGAGCGGACTCTTCATCGCCATGGGGACCGACGCCGGCACCCCCTTCAACTATCACGGCGATAATGCGCAGGAGCTCGAACGGATGGTGGCCTTCGGCATGAGCCCGATGGACGCCATCCTCGCGTCAACGGCAGCCGCCGCCCGGCTCATCGGCATTCACGAGACCGTGGGCACACTAACGAAAGGAAAACAGGCCGATCTGGTGATTCTCAACGGCAACCCGCTGAAACGGATCGACGTGCTTCGAGACCGCAGTAAGATCATGGGCGTGATGCAGGCGGGGAAATTTGTGGCGGGACCGCTGGCGAAGACGTGAAACGTAAAACGTGAAAAGTGAAACGATCTTGGAGTCAGCCCTCTTACGTTTTACCTTTCACATTTCACCTTTCACGATTACCGTTTACCGTCTCTCATAGAACAATTCCAGCGCCGACGCGTAGCCGTGGATGCGGCCTTTGCGGAAACTCTCTTCGAGGGCGCCTCGCACGGACCGGAACCCGCCTTCGTCGTGCTTCTTCACGACGCCTTGCGACACCATCATCTCGGCGGCCACTTCGACCAATCGGCCTTTGCGCGCCTCCATCTCCTCGGTGAGAAAGTCGTCCATCACCTCTGCGCCCCGCTCGGCCACGAGATCCTCTCTAAATGAATCATAGCCCTGATCCGCCACCGTCCGTTCGCGCAAGAGCGCCAATTCCGCCTTCACCCGTGCGACGTCCTTCACCAGCACCGCAAAGAGCTCCTTCCGTCCCTCATCGAACAGTTTCTGCTCCATCTCATGAAGGATGACGAAGGGGTCCACCACGTCCGCGCGCGGCTCGTCCCCCCAGTAGAGCCGGTCATAGCTGCGGCGCTTCTCGGCATCGCCCACGATCTCGTAGGCGGCGTTGATCTCGCGGATCTTCGCTTCCGCATCTTTGCTGTCGGGGTTCCGGTCCGGGTGATGCTGAAAGACCAGCTTCCGGTAGGCTTTTTTGATGTCATCGTCGGAGGCCTCCCGCGAGACCCCGAGCACTCGATAATAATCCATGCGCGCCATGCGGGAAACTATACCACGGGGCTTCTCGCCGCTTCACCTTGCGGCGGCAGGCTCACGGCATCTCTGAATAGCCCGCCAACGGCCTCTTGACCTCACCATTGACCTGGTTATCTTAAAACCATGACTGAACACACCCATCCCAAACCCCTGACCCACGACGAAAAGAAGGCGGCCGATGCGGCATTCGCCGGACGCCCGTTCAATCCTTCGTGGTCGGACTCCGCCCGAGTGATCTACGAGGGCATCGTCACCGCCTTGCCGAAGACAGAGTTGGCGCTTCCCTCGACTGCGGCGGCTGACACTGATCCTGTAACGGACGTGCTTGCAGACCGGGAAGATACTGCGGAGGCCTCCAGCGCAGGACCGGGCGTTCCAACGATCAAAGACCGTCAGCAGGCGATTCTGTCAGGGATATTGATCGACGTCACGCCGACCGCCCAACAGCTCGGGCTCACGTTTCCCGTGACGATCACCAAACCGTTGTGGGAGCTGGGCATCGTGACCACGGACTCGTTACCCGAGGAAGAACAGGCAAGACGCTTGCGCGATGTCTTGATGGCCTTCCGATTGAGATTGGCCAGCCTCGCGACGATTTCTCCGTTGATCGATTTCCCGGCGATCCTTGCCATGCCGCCAAGCACCATACCGCAAGCCGTTCCGCTCTTTGCGATCATCCAGCCTGACGCCGCGAACCAGGCCAACGTGACGCTGTTGCTGCCGAACGAAGTCTCTCTCTCCATCACTCCGACGAATTAAGCCGCACCGCCGGCGGGCCGGCGGAGAAGCCGGTGCACCAGCGCCCGCTCATCGGCTTCGGTTTTCACTGCCCCGTCGAGGTGCGCATCGCGCAACTGTGCCAGCACCTTGCTGTAGATCGGCCCTGGCTTTACACCCATCGCGCGCAGATCCGCTCCCGTGAGCCGCGGCTTCGCGTGCTGCCAGGTCGTGAGGTACGCAGCCACCTGCCGTTTG is a window of Nitrospira sp. DNA encoding:
- a CDS encoding DnaJ domain-containing protein, with the translated sequence MDYYRVLGVSREASDDDIKKAYRKLVFQHHPDRNPDSKDAEAKIREINAAYEIVGDAEKRRSYDRLYWGDEPRADVVDPFVILHEMEQKLFDEGRKELFAVLVKDVARVKAELALLRERTVADQGYDSFREDLVAERGAEVMDDFLTEEMEARKGRLVEVAAEMMVSQGVVKKHDEGGFRSVRGALEESFRKGRIHGYASALELFYERR
- a CDS encoding DUF6573 family protein, translated to MTEHTHPKPLTHDEKKAADAAFAGRPFNPSWSDSARVIYEGIVTALPKTELALPSTAAADTDPVTDVLADREDTAEASSAGPGVPTIKDRQQAILSGILIDVTPTAQQLGLTFPVTITKPLWELGIVTTDSLPEEEQARRLRDVLMAFRLRLASLATISPLIDFPAILAMPPSTIPQAVPLFAIIQPDAANQANVTLLLPNEVSLSITPTN